One window of Oncorhynchus kisutch isolate 150728-3 linkage group LG25, Okis_V2, whole genome shotgun sequence genomic DNA carries:
- the LOC109870129 gene encoding histone H3.3 — protein MARTKQTARKSTGGKAPRKQLATKAARKSAPSTGGVKKPHRYRPGTVALREIRRYQKSTELLIRKLPFQRLVREIAQDFKTDLRFQSAAIGALQEASEAYLVGLFEDTNLCAIHAKRVTIMPKDIQLARRIRGERA, from the exons ATGGCACGTACCAAGCAGACCGCCCGTAAATCCACTGGTGGAAAAGCACCCAGGAAACAACTGGCCACCAAGGCTGCAAGGAAAAGTGCGCCATCTACTGGCGGTGTGAAGAAACCTCACCGATACAG gccggGTACAGTGGCTCTGAGAGAAATTCGTCGGTACCAGAAATCCACTGAGCTGCTGATCAGAAAACTGCCTTTTCAGCGGCTGGTCCGTGAGATTGCCCAGGACTTCAAGACAGACCTCCGCTTCCAGAGTGCTGCCATTGGTGCTCTGCAG GAAGCCAGTGAGGCATACCTTGTTGGCCTGTTTGAGGACACCAACCTATGTGCCATCCATGCCAAGAGGGTCACCATCATGCCCAAAGACATCCAGCTGGCCAGGCGAATCCGAGGCGAGCGTGCATAA
- the LOC109870391 gene encoding GATOR complex protein WDR24 isoform X1 — translation MEKMSRVTTALGSSTISGRTMFCHLDAPANAISVCRDATQVVVAGRNIFKIYGLEEEQFVEKLNLRVGRKPSLNFSCADVMWHQMEENLLATAATNGAVVTWNLGKPSRNKQDQLFTEHKRTVNKVCFHPTEVYMLLSGSQDGYMKCFDLRKKESVSTFSGQSESVRDVQFSMKDYFTFAASFENGNVQLWDIRRPDRYERMFTAHTGPVFCCDWHPDDRGWLATGGRDKMVKVWDMTTNRAKEIYCVQTIASVARVKWRPERKWHLATCSMMVDHNIYVWDIRRPFIPFATFEEHKDVTTGIVWRHQHDPYFLLSGSKDSTLYQHMFKDASRPVDRANPEGLCFGLFGDLAFAAKESLISGDANRKPYPGGDRRYPIFFFKKPDLTEQFAHVSSALSVFESSLESKRMDWFVKTARLYLLSGKPFAELCDHNAKVAKELNRPQVSTTWTMLRIMFSDPANLSTPGPNHIGKLGTLPLMNSFSMKEMGMGTESRLDRSKGESRQDNIHLDLGNSLINSNNDDICPNAENEETEGSEGQAEYMFGDAELDDDDLYSMEHDNQAAEEQEYTLPQEAFPLRHEIMDNPLAPEHLQQDKADSPQASGNEAEVMCLTPIESFSLISISQPLFSPHLPAPFFCPVVREMLSHYAEQGDVQMAVSVLIVLGDRIRKEIDDLTQEHWYMSYIDLLQRFELWNVSNEVIKLSTCSAITCLNQTSTTLHVNCSNCKRPMSNRGWICDRCHQCASVCAVCHHVVKGLFVWCQGCSHGGHLEHVKNWLKSSSHCPAGCGHLCEYT, via the exons ATGGAGAAGATGTCTCGGGTCACTACGGCCCTAGGCAGCAGCACCATCAGCGGGCGCACCATGTTCTGCCACCTGGACGCGCCCGCCAATGCAATCAGTGTGTGCCGCGATGCCACGCAGGTGGTGGTGGCCGGCCGCAATATCTTCAAGATCTACGGCCTGGAGGAGGAGCAGTTTGTGGAGAAGCTCAACCTGCGCGTGGGACGCAAGCCCTCGCTCAACTTCAGCTGCGCCGACGTCATGTGGCACCAGATGGAGGAAAACCTGCTGGCCACAGCTGCCACCAACGGGGCAGTAGTCACCTGGAACCTGGGCAAACCGTCGCGCAACAAGCAGGACCAGCTGTTCACCGAGCACAAGCGCACAGTCAATAAGGTGTGCTTCCACCCCACCGAAGTCTACATGCTGCTTAGTGGCTCCCAGGACGGCTACATGAAGTGCTTCGACCTGCGCAAGAAAGAGTCTGTCAGCACCTTctcag GTCAGTCAGAGAGTGTAAGAGATGTTCAGTTCAGCATGAAGGATTACTTTACTTTCGCTGCTTCCTTTGAGAATGGTAATGTCCAGCTGTGGGACATACGGAGGCCAGACCGGTATGAGAGGATGTTCACAGCCCACACCGGACCTGTGTTTTGCTGTGACTGGCACCCCGATGACAG GGGCTGGCTGGCCACTGGTGGCCGGGACAAGATGGTGAAGGTGTGGGACATGACCACCAACCGGGCCAAGGAGATCTATTGCGTCCAGACTATTGCCTCGGTGGCCCGGGTCAAGTGGCGTCCTGAGAGGAAGTGGCACCTGGCCACCTGCTCCATGATGGTGGACCACAACATCTATGTGTGGGACATCCGGAGGCCCTTCATCCCCTTTGCCACCTTCGAGGAGCACAAGGACGTGACCACAGGTATTGTGTGGCGCCACCAGCACGACCCCTACTTCCTATTGTCAGGTTCCAAGGACAGCACGCTCTACCAGCACATGTTCAAGGATGCCAGCCGGCCCGTGGACCGGGCCAACCCTGAGGGACTGTGCTTCGGCCTGTTTGGCGACCTTGCCTTCGCTGCCAAGGAGAGCCTCATCAGTGGCGACGCCAACAGGAAGCCGTACCCGGGTGGTGACCGCCGCTATCCCATCTTCTTCTTCAAAAAGCCCGACCTGACGGAGCAGTTTGCCCACGTGTCCAGCGCCCTCAGCGTGTTTGAGTCGTCTTTGGAGAGCAAGCGCATGGACTGGTTTGTCAAGACGGCACGCCTCTACCTCCTCAGCGGCAAACCCTTTGCCGAGCTGTGTGACCACAATGCCAAGGTGGCCAAGGAGCTCAACAGACCTCAG GTTTCCACTACATGGACGATGCTTCGGATCATGTTCTCAGACCCAGCGAACCTCTCAACGCCGGGTCCAAATCACATTGGCAAATTGGGCACCCTTCCTTTAATGAACAG TTTCAGTATGAAGGAGATGGGCATGGGGACGGAGAGCAGGCTGGACCGCAGTAAAGGAGAGAGCAGACAGGACAATATTCACCTAGACCTTGGGAACTCGCTAATCAACAGCAACAATGACG ATATTTGTCCCAATGCAGAGAATGAAGAGACCGAGGGAAGTGAGGGCCAGGCGGAGTACATGTTTGGTGATGCTGAGCTGGACGACGATGACCTCTACTCAATGGAGCACGACAACCAGGCCG CAGAGGAGCAGGAGTACACGCTCCCCCAGGAGGCCTTCCCACTGCGCCACGAGATCATGGACAACCCGTTGGCGCCGGAGCACCTGCAGCAGGACAAGGCCGACTCGCCGCAAGCCAGCGGCAACGAGGCAGAGGTCATGTGCTTGACGCCCATCGAGTCCTTCTCCCTGATCTCAATCTCCCAGCCACTGTTCAGCCCCCATCTTCCTGCCCCCTTCTTCTGCCCTGTGGTCAGGGAGATGCTGAGCCATTATGCCGAGCAGGGCGACGTGCAGATGGCGGTCTCGGTGCTCATCGTCCTGGGAGACCGCATCCGCAAGGAGATCGACGACCTCACTCAG GAGCACTGGTACATGTCCTACATTGACTTGCTGCAGCGTTTCGAGCTGTGGAACGTGTCCAACGAGGTCATCAAGCTGAGCACTTGCAGCGCCATCACCTGTCTGAACCAGACATCCACCACTCTGCATGTCAACTGCAGCAACTGCAAGCGGCCCATGAGCAACAGGGGCTGGATCTGTGACAG ATGCCACCAGTGTGCCAGCGTTTGTGCCGTGTGCCACCACGTGGTGAAGGGGCTGTTCGTGTGGTGCCAGGGCTGCAGTCACGGCGGGCACTTGGAGCACGTGAAGAACTGGCTAAAGAGCAGTTCCCACTGCCCGGCTGGCTGCGGTCACCTGTGTGAGTACACCTGA
- the LOC109870391 gene encoding GATOR complex protein WDR24 isoform X2, with translation MEKMSRVTTALGSSTISGRTMFCHLDAPANAISVCRDATQVVVAGRNIFKIYGLEEEQFVEKLNLRVGRKPSLNFSCADVMWHQMEENLLATAATNGAVVTWNLGKPSRNKQDQLFTEHKRTVNKVCFHPTEVYMLLSGSQDGYMKCFDLRKKESVSTFSGQSESVRDVQFSMKDYFTFAASFENGNVQLWDIRRPDRYERMFTAHTGPVFCCDWHPDDRGWLATGGRDKMVKVWDMTTNRAKEIYCVQTIASVARVKWRPERKWHLATCSMMVDHNIYVWDIRRPFIPFATFEEHKDVTTGIVWRHQHDPYFLLSGSKDSTLYQHMFKDASRPVDRANPEGLCFGLFGDLAFAAKESLISGDANRKPYPGGDRRYPIFFFKKPDLTEQFAHVSSALSVFESSLESKRMDWFVKTARLYLLSGKPFAELCDHNAKVAKELNRPQVSTTWTMLRIMFSDPANLSTPGPNHIGKLGTLPLMNSFSMKEMGMGTESRLDRSKGESRQDNIHLDLGNSLINSNNDENEETEGSEGQAEYMFGDAELDDDDLYSMEHDNQAAEEQEYTLPQEAFPLRHEIMDNPLAPEHLQQDKADSPQASGNEAEVMCLTPIESFSLISISQPLFSPHLPAPFFCPVVREMLSHYAEQGDVQMAVSVLIVLGDRIRKEIDDLTQEHWYMSYIDLLQRFELWNVSNEVIKLSTCSAITCLNQTSTTLHVNCSNCKRPMSNRGWICDRCHQCASVCAVCHHVVKGLFVWCQGCSHGGHLEHVKNWLKSSSHCPAGCGHLCEYT, from the exons ATGGAGAAGATGTCTCGGGTCACTACGGCCCTAGGCAGCAGCACCATCAGCGGGCGCACCATGTTCTGCCACCTGGACGCGCCCGCCAATGCAATCAGTGTGTGCCGCGATGCCACGCAGGTGGTGGTGGCCGGCCGCAATATCTTCAAGATCTACGGCCTGGAGGAGGAGCAGTTTGTGGAGAAGCTCAACCTGCGCGTGGGACGCAAGCCCTCGCTCAACTTCAGCTGCGCCGACGTCATGTGGCACCAGATGGAGGAAAACCTGCTGGCCACAGCTGCCACCAACGGGGCAGTAGTCACCTGGAACCTGGGCAAACCGTCGCGCAACAAGCAGGACCAGCTGTTCACCGAGCACAAGCGCACAGTCAATAAGGTGTGCTTCCACCCCACCGAAGTCTACATGCTGCTTAGTGGCTCCCAGGACGGCTACATGAAGTGCTTCGACCTGCGCAAGAAAGAGTCTGTCAGCACCTTctcag GTCAGTCAGAGAGTGTAAGAGATGTTCAGTTCAGCATGAAGGATTACTTTACTTTCGCTGCTTCCTTTGAGAATGGTAATGTCCAGCTGTGGGACATACGGAGGCCAGACCGGTATGAGAGGATGTTCACAGCCCACACCGGACCTGTGTTTTGCTGTGACTGGCACCCCGATGACAG GGGCTGGCTGGCCACTGGTGGCCGGGACAAGATGGTGAAGGTGTGGGACATGACCACCAACCGGGCCAAGGAGATCTATTGCGTCCAGACTATTGCCTCGGTGGCCCGGGTCAAGTGGCGTCCTGAGAGGAAGTGGCACCTGGCCACCTGCTCCATGATGGTGGACCACAACATCTATGTGTGGGACATCCGGAGGCCCTTCATCCCCTTTGCCACCTTCGAGGAGCACAAGGACGTGACCACAGGTATTGTGTGGCGCCACCAGCACGACCCCTACTTCCTATTGTCAGGTTCCAAGGACAGCACGCTCTACCAGCACATGTTCAAGGATGCCAGCCGGCCCGTGGACCGGGCCAACCCTGAGGGACTGTGCTTCGGCCTGTTTGGCGACCTTGCCTTCGCTGCCAAGGAGAGCCTCATCAGTGGCGACGCCAACAGGAAGCCGTACCCGGGTGGTGACCGCCGCTATCCCATCTTCTTCTTCAAAAAGCCCGACCTGACGGAGCAGTTTGCCCACGTGTCCAGCGCCCTCAGCGTGTTTGAGTCGTCTTTGGAGAGCAAGCGCATGGACTGGTTTGTCAAGACGGCACGCCTCTACCTCCTCAGCGGCAAACCCTTTGCCGAGCTGTGTGACCACAATGCCAAGGTGGCCAAGGAGCTCAACAGACCTCAG GTTTCCACTACATGGACGATGCTTCGGATCATGTTCTCAGACCCAGCGAACCTCTCAACGCCGGGTCCAAATCACATTGGCAAATTGGGCACCCTTCCTTTAATGAACAG TTTCAGTATGAAGGAGATGGGCATGGGGACGGAGAGCAGGCTGGACCGCAGTAAAGGAGAGAGCAGACAGGACAATATTCACCTAGACCTTGGGAACTCGCTAATCAACAGCAACAATGACG AGAATGAAGAGACCGAGGGAAGTGAGGGCCAGGCGGAGTACATGTTTGGTGATGCTGAGCTGGACGACGATGACCTCTACTCAATGGAGCACGACAACCAGGCCG CAGAGGAGCAGGAGTACACGCTCCCCCAGGAGGCCTTCCCACTGCGCCACGAGATCATGGACAACCCGTTGGCGCCGGAGCACCTGCAGCAGGACAAGGCCGACTCGCCGCAAGCCAGCGGCAACGAGGCAGAGGTCATGTGCTTGACGCCCATCGAGTCCTTCTCCCTGATCTCAATCTCCCAGCCACTGTTCAGCCCCCATCTTCCTGCCCCCTTCTTCTGCCCTGTGGTCAGGGAGATGCTGAGCCATTATGCCGAGCAGGGCGACGTGCAGATGGCGGTCTCGGTGCTCATCGTCCTGGGAGACCGCATCCGCAAGGAGATCGACGACCTCACTCAG GAGCACTGGTACATGTCCTACATTGACTTGCTGCAGCGTTTCGAGCTGTGGAACGTGTCCAACGAGGTCATCAAGCTGAGCACTTGCAGCGCCATCACCTGTCTGAACCAGACATCCACCACTCTGCATGTCAACTGCAGCAACTGCAAGCGGCCCATGAGCAACAGGGGCTGGATCTGTGACAG ATGCCACCAGTGTGCCAGCGTTTGTGCCGTGTGCCACCACGTGGTGAAGGGGCTGTTCGTGTGGTGCCAGGGCTGCAGTCACGGCGGGCACTTGGAGCACGTGAAGAACTGGCTAAAGAGCAGTTCCCACTGCCCGGCTGGCTGCGGTCACCTGTGTGAGTACACCTGA